CGTGGGTGCACTTGACTTACTTCCCTCCGTAGCACAAAAAGAGCTGAAGGAAGTCATAGAAGCAACTAAAGACAATAATCACATGAATTTAACCCTGGCACTTAGTTATGGTTCACGTGAGGAGTTGATAAGTGTGATTAAGAATATTGCAGGTCAGGTTAAGGAGGGCTCGCTAGAGCTCGATCAAATTGATGCAGAAGTGATCAACAAAAACCTGTACACTAATTTTATGCCTGATGTAGATCTACTCATACGTACCAGCGGTGAGAAACGCATCAGCAATTTTTTACTGTGGCAAATAGCCTATGCAGAACTTTATTTTACAGAGGTCCTGTGGCCCGATTTTAGAAAAGAACACCTCATTGAGGCATTTTGTAACTATCAAGACCGAGAAAGAAGGTTTGGAAAAACAAGTGAACAATTATAAAGGAATGACAAATCAGCTAACCAAGAGCTTCATTGCTACGATCATTCTGCTTACTGGGTTCTTTACCAGTGCTCAAATAGTAACAGATGCACCTATCGGTGAAGAGTCTGTTCAATACCGCATAGGTGAAGTAAAAGTCACAGGTAGTCAATCCTATAATGAGAATACGGTAAGAGCCTTTACAGGATTGAGACCCGGTATGGAAATCTACGTACCTGGAGAAAAGCTGAGCAAGGTCGTTAAGAAAATGTGGGATCTCAAGCTATTCAGCGATATACGCATTTATGCAACCAGCATAGAAGGTGATCCTACTGATGAATTTATAGACACCATCAACCTCGAGATTTATATCGTAGAAGTCCCTAATGTACGGAATGTGGAAATCACAGGACTACGCAAAGGAAAAGCTAAGGACCTGAGAGAAGAACTTAAGCTTCAAAAAGGGACTAAAGCCACTGAAAACTTGATTACTAACACACGTACTTTTATTGAAAACAAATACCGTAAAAAAGGTTTCCTAAATGCCGATGCTCTGGTACGTATCAGGGAAGTGCAAGACTCTGCCTCAGAAAATGAAGTAGACATGAAAATCGATGTTGACCGCGGCAAGAAGCCTAAAATTTCCTACATAGATTTTGAAGGCAATGAACTTATTCCAGATAAGAAGTTACGCAAGGCGATGAAAAATACTAAGAAGCGTAACATCTTAAGAATATTCAAGAGATCTAAATATGTAGAAGAAGATTTTCAAGAAGATCTAGAATCTGTCGTAAATAGATATAAGGAAAAAGGTTTTAGGGATGCTCGGGTAATTTCAGATACGTTGATCAAAGAAAGTGATGATCGTGTGGGCATCAAGATTCAAGTTGAAGAAGGTAGAAAATATTACTTTGGTGATATCAAATTTGTAGGTAACAACGTTTATTCAGATGAGTTTCTACAAAGAAAACTAGGTATTGAAAAAGGTGATGTGTACAATGGGGTAGCCTTTGATGAGCGTATAAGCAACCCTGCTGACCCAGATTCAGATGATATCTCAAATCTATACCAAAACACAGGGTACTTATTCTCTTCAGTCAACGCCGTAGAAACTAAAGTTGAAAACGACACCATCGACTTTGAGATACGCATCGTAGAAGGAAAAGAGGCTTATTTCAATAACATCTCCGTTACTGGAAACACGCGTACTAACGATAATGTGATCTACCGTGTGATCAGAACCACACCAGGTGAAAAATACAGTCGTCAAAAAATTATCAACTCTATACGTGAACTTGGAGCACTAGGGCTTTTCAATGCTGAGAAAATCAACCCACAGCTTAAGAATGTAAACCAGCAAGAAGGTACAGTAGACGTCGAGTACGAGCTGGAAGAAGCTGGTGCAAGCCAGATTGAGCTTCAAGGTGGTTACGGTGGTGGTGGATTTGTTGGGACTCTAGGACTTAGATTCAACAACTTCTCGATACGCAATCTATTCAATGGTAAAGCTTACAAACCAGTTCCTATGGGAGATGGTCAAACTCTCGCAATAAGGGCTCAGGCGAGTACTATATTTAGAACCTACTCTTTAAACTTTACCGAGCCGTGGCTGGGTGGTAAAAAACCAGTTTCTTTTAATGTCTCGCTTTCTCATAGTGAGCAGTACAGAGTGAACCCTCAAAACTTTAGAGAAGTAGACCGTGACCAGCGTTTTTTAATCACCGGTGGTACGATAGGTCTAGCAAAAAGACTGGAATGGCCGGATAATTATTTCCAGTTTTCGCAAGCGCTATCTGTGCAACACTACAACTTGAAGAACTACCGTACGGGTCTCTTTAACTTCCCTAATGGTTTCAGTAATAACATAGCGTATACTGTAGGCCTCACCAGAGACAACGTAGGTGTGAACCCTATTTTCCCCACTTACGGATCACGCTTTTCAGTAACTGCAAAAATGACCCTTCCATACTCCTTGTGGAATGGTGTAGATTACGCTGGTCTCAATGCGGACAACCCTGATCTACCTGACGAGTATCGTACAAACGGTCTTGCTGACCTAGCTAAAATCGATCAAGAGCGTTTCCGTTTCTTAGAATATTACAAAATCAAGTTCCAAGGTCAGTGGTACACGCAACTATATGATAAGTTGATCCTGCAGACTAATACTGAATTTGGGTTCTTAGGCGCCTACAACAGTGACAGAGGCCTGGTTCCTTTTGAACGTTTCTTTGTGGGTGGAGATGGACTTGGCGCCTTTTCTCTCGATGGTCGTGACATCATAAGGATGCGAGGTTATGAGAACAGCTCGCTTACCACGAGTGCAGATGGTGACACGGTGTATAACAAGTTTAGCTTAGAGTTACGTTATCCTATCACCCTTGAGCAGGCGGCATCTATTTATGTGCTGACATTTGCTGAGGCAGCAGGTTCTTATGAGCGTTTTAGAACGTACAATCCTTTTGATGTACAGAGGTCGGCTGGAGCGGGATTACGTATTTTTATGCCGGCATTTGGTTTACTAGGAATTGATTTTGGTTACGGATTTGATTCCGCGCCTAACAACCCTACACCAGACCCTAGTGGATGGCAAGTACACTTTATAATCGGGCAGCAGTTTTAAGTTGGCACGATTATTTCAAATATTGAGTCGTATGATAAAAACAAAGCAATTTTTGACCGTCGCGGTGGTGATTTTTGGTCTCGCTTTCGCGAAAGCGCAACGAGGAGCAAGAGTCGCTTACATAGACATGGACCGTATCATCGAAGCATCACCTGAATATAAAAAAGCAGTCCAACTGCTAGGTCGAAAAGCTGATGGCTGGAAGCGTGAAATGGATGCTATGCAGGCAGAAATAGATAAGATGGAAGATCAGCTCAAAAACGAGCGGGTATTGCTTACCAAAGAGTTGATCGAGGAAAAAGAAGAGGATATCCAGCTCAAGAAAGAGGAGCTCGCTGCTTACCAGCAAAAAAGATTTGGTTCACAAGGAGATTACATTCTTCAACAACAACAGCTCATACAGCCGGTCCAGGATCAGGTATTCAATGAGGTGCAAAAGATTAGCGAGGCAAGAAAATATGACTATGTGATGAATGCTGAAGAGGCTAACTTGTTGTTTGCCGCTGAGCGTCACGACATAAGCGACCTTGTTATCAAAAATCTGGAACGCGCAGGAAAAAGTGGACCAGAGGCCAGACAGGCTAGAGAAGACGCTAAGAAAGAGCTTGATGAGCCGTATTTAAATGTTGAAGAAGCTGAAGCACGTGAGGAGAAAGAAAAGGCAAAGGAGGAACAACAACAAAAAGTGCTCAATGCCCGTGAAGAAAAGTTAAGAAGACGCGATTCACTTCAAGCTGCAAAAAGGGCTTCATATGAAGCTAGAAAAAAAGAAATACAGCGTCGCCGGGACAGTATCAAAGCTGCTCGTGAAGCTGCGCGGCAAAAGAAAGAAGAAGAACGAGAGAACAATCAATAATGAATCAGTGAAGTAAGTATACAGCCCTTATCTTTGCAACCATTTTAATATAGACTAGGATTAACAAAAAAAGAAAATGAAACAAGTAAGAAATTTAATTGCCGCTATAGCTTTAGTATTTGCAGGATCAACTGCTGTTAACGCTCAGGCAACACCTTCAAAAGTATGTCACGTAGCTTCTCAAGAGCTTGTGGAGGCACTTCCAGATGCCATAGCTGCTGAGAAGCAGTTGAAGAAACTGGCAAAAAACTACGATACTAAGCTAGCAGAGATGGATCGTGAGATCCAGACTCGTTTCCAGAATGCACAGCGAGAGGCTCCTAATAAAACAGATGAGGAAAACGAGCGTGTACGTACTGAAATTCTTCAAGGTCAAGAAAAGCTTCAAGACTACTACCAAAAGTCTCAAGAAGCGATGGCTCAAAAACGAGTAGACCTTTTAAAGCCACTTTATCAAAAAGTAAAGGATGCTATCTTCAAAGTAGCTCGTGCAAAAGGTTTTGATTACGTTCTTGATTCAACCACGGGAACTGGAATCATCATGGCAGATGGCTATGACCTTACTCCTGACGTTAAAGCTGAATTAGGTATTAAGTAATTCAGTTTACATATAAATATTAAAACTCCCGCTAGAAATCTAGCGGGAGTTTTTTGTACAAAAAACCCGATCGCGATGATCGGGTTTTTCATTGAATAAAAAATATATGTAATAAATTACTGGATAACTCTTACGTTAACAGCGTTCATTCCTTTCTTACCCTCTTTTTCTTCGTACTCTACTTTGTCGCCTTCTCTTACCTCATCGATAAGTCCAGTTACGTGCACGAAGCAGTCTTGATTTGTTCCATCTTCAACGATAAAGCCAAAACCTTTTGACTCATTGAAAAATTTAACGGTACCTTCTTTCATTGTAATAAAATGTAAATTAAAGTCCAAAAGTAGACTAATTGCAGCATATAAAGACCTAACAATACACTTATTTTGAATTATTTACAGTTTAGTAACCTAAAAAGCACTTTTGGGGCGACCTGCGATATAGGGCTGACTTCCTTTCACGCTACGATCGTACATTACGATACTGCCAGCTACAGAAACATTTAAACTGCGAGGCGTCTCAAATTTTAAAAGGTGGTGTGATCGATTTATGGCTTCATTGCTTAAACCATGATCTTCTGCGCCCAGAAGATAGACGCAGTTACGTGGGTGAACAAAATCTTCCAGTAAAACAGCCTCATCTACCAGCTCGATGCCTACGAGCATAGCTCCTTTGGGAAGGTGTGCATAGAATTCATCAAAAGTTTTATAATGGAAATATGGGAGCGCCGCTACGGCGTTGTGTGTGTCGCTAGCCTGCTTTGCATATCGATTGCCAATAGTAAAGATGAAACTAGCTCCTAGATTCTGCGCACTACGCCACAAAACACCTAGGTTCTCTGGAGTTTTACCGTTTAAAATACCGATGCCGAAATAGCCAGGTTCTAAATTATTCATGGTGATGTAAAAATATGATCCCCTTCTAACACATCTATAGCGAGTCTTAGCCTACCATAATCCACTTTTCCATCAAAAGCCTCATAAATAGGCTTGATAGAATTAGTCTCTTTATGGATTTTCCAGAGCTGATCCAGTTTTTCAAGATCTATCTCTTCAATAAAAGATTGTACTTTGACGTCCCTAAATTTTCTGTATCTTTTCCCTAGGTGTGAGAGAATCGTACTCTCAGTAAGCGAGCGACTTTCAGCAATCTCTTTTACAGTAGACCCTTTCCAGAACTTTTCCACCGTTTCCATTACGGTATCTGATAAACCGCTCGGGTTTTTACGGCGTTTTTTCTTTTTGGAAGAGGGTTTGCTGACTTTAGCAGTTCGGTAAGCGAATGGACCCAAACGTTTTTCTCTAAAATTACGAGTCACATCCAGAAAAACAGATCCGTACTGATCGTGTTTGCTGGAACCTACTCCATTGATATCTGCAAACTCGTTATCAGTAAGCGGTATGCGGCTCGCCATGTCTTGAAGTGTAGCATCGCTAAAGATCAAGTAAGGAGCCAGGTTTTTATCACTTGCAATTTGTGAACGCAATTTTCTTAGCACTTCAAAAAGTTCTTGTTTAACTGGATCGGGTAATGCTTGTGCAGTTGTACTTTTCTTATTCTTAAAATCCTTTGCCGTGGGTACCACAGCCAGCATGACTTTTTGCTGTTTGAAAAGTACTTGCTCTGATTGTGGCGTGAGTTTGAGCTTGTTCTGATCGTGGAAGGCAATTTCAAGCAATCCCTGATTGATCAACTGGATGATATACTGCTGCCAGTTGCTCCACGAGATATCCTTACCCGCTCCATAGGTTTTGATATCCATAAATCCGCTTTCCATCACCGTGGCGTTTGAGGCACCTCTCAGGACATCAATCAACAGATTGAGCGATGCCTGTTCTTGCATTCTATACACGGCACTCAGGGCTTTCTGGGCGATGAGCGTTGCATCAAAAAAGTCGGGTTTGTTTAGGCACACATCGCAGTTGCCACAATCTTTTTCTAGATACTCATTAAAATAATTCAGCAACATGCGCCTGCGGCAAGTGAGGGCTTCTGCAAATTGCTTCATGCGATCCAGTTTTGCCAGCTGTACCTCACTATTACCACTGTTTTCAGCAAATTTGCGCAGCTGGATCACATCAGCATAACTGTGGAATAAAAGCGCACGCGATTCCAGTCCGTCTCGTCCAGCACGACCTATTTCCTGATAATAGCCTTCGATATTTTTAGGCATGTTGTAATGAATCACAAACCGCACGTTTGATTTATCGATCCCCATACCGAAGGCGATGGTTGCACACACGATCTTGATCTCGTCTGTGATGAATTTTTCTTGCACGCTTTCGCGAAAGCGGTGATCCATTCCAGCATGGTACGCAGCAGCAGCATAACCGTAATTTTTCAGCTTCTCTGCCAGACTTTCACAGGTACTACGACTCAAGCAATAAACAATCCCAGACTCCTTGGAAAAATGATTCAGAAAATTCCTGATCTGGGTCATACGCTGGTTGCCGGGACGCACGTCCAGCCTAATGTTAGGCCGGTCAAAGGATGCCACATATTCCCGAGCCTGCGGAATACTGAGTTGGTTTTTAATGTCCGCGCGAGTGGCGCGATCAGCCGTGGCGGTGAGCGCTATAATTCCCGTTTTGGGAAAATTACTTTTCAGGTAGGAAAGCTGGGTATAAGCGGGTCTAAAATCATGCCCCCAAGTAGAAATACAATGCGCCTCATCAACCGCAATGAGTGAAACATTTTCCTCGTTGATGTAGTTATTCAACAAAGAGATACTCTCAGGCGCCACGTAAAGCAATTTTATCGTGCCTTGTTCAAGTTCTTGGAGTATATTTTGCTGGTCTGCAGAATCTTGCGAACTATTAAAATATCCGGCAGGAATACCGTTTTGTTTCAAAGCATCTACCTGATCCTTCATCAAAGCGATCAATGGAGAAATTACCAGAGTTAATCCATTTAAGAGCAGAGATGGCAGCTGAAAACACATAGACTTACCGCCGCCCGTAGGCATCACGACCATGAGGTCGCGACCTTCCATAACATCATTAATGATCTCTTCCTGTAACGGCCGGAAGCTGTCGTAACCGAAGTATTTCTTGAGTATTTCTTTCTTTTGCATGGGTAAAAATGAATTGTATGGCGATAAAAAATCAAAGTTACAGTTAAAAACACTTTTCAATCAAGAGAATTTAAAAACTGCACTCGATAGAGACTTGACATCGAGAAGCTATTGTGCCATCTTTAAAAAATCTATTTTTACAAACAATAAGCTGCCTTATGAAAGTTCACATCATCCTCATATACATTTGCTTTTGTTATTTATCATCGGCTCAAGAATTGAGTGACTATAAATACATTGAAGTTCCCAACCAGTATGAATTCCAGCACGAGCCTAATGAGTATCGATTGAATGATTTAGCCGTTTTTGAGCTGAAGAAAAAAGGTTATGAGGCGTTTAAATCAACTAGCGTTCAACCGCAGGACAAGAATATAGGAGCCTGTAATACGCTCGTCATGGATATTGAAGAGTCCGGCATTTTAAGCAGAAGTTTCATTTTGAATTTCAAAAATTGTGATGGAGAAATAGTTTACTCCACAATCAAAGGAACCGGTAGGGAAAAGGACAATCAAAAAGCTTATTTCACCGCCATGCGTGAAACCATACGTTCCATGCCAGAGGCAATTCAAGCAAAGGCTTCAACTACCGAAGTTATAGAAGCTAAAATTCCTGACTCTGCCGAAACCCAACCTATCGAAGACGATCAGCAAACAAAGTTTCCCGATGAACCCGCTACTGCAGATCGACCGGCTTTAAAGTTTGATTATGCTCAAAAGACCAATCAAGGCTATGGGATTGTTTTAAAAGAAGCAGAAGAAGTAGAAGTATACAACAATGACAAACTCATAGGATCTGGGCAAAAGTCCAGTACTGGATTTTATCTGATTGAAACCAAACAATTTAATGGTGTAGGAATCATTAAGGATGAAATTTTTATTATCGAGTATCGCGATAATGGTGAGCTTGTACGTGTGGAATTACACAAAACTTTTTGAGAACAAGGACTTTGTTGATAGTAGTAGCCTCGCAAGGAATCGAACCTTGATCTAAAGTTTAGGAAACTCTTATTCTATCCGTTGAACTACGAGGCCGTTTCTTGAACCAAATCTACAAGAAGCATCGCACATTTCCATAGCTTTGAACCGAGTGTTTTGCAATTGACCGAGACCTGATTACATCACTTTCTAAATAAAGTGATTAGTTTTACAGCTTACCTCTGCAAAAAGTTCGCATCATGAGTCGATTTCTAAAATTATTCATAGGCGCTATCTTGTTGCTAATAGCGACATTTCTGATACCTATTCTGGACTATTTAAGCGATCAAGTAGACTATGACTTCCCTATTCTTAGATCTCAACAGCGCAACATCATCATCGTAGTTTTTGCATACTTACTAATCGTAGGCATGCGCATTTTCAAAACCTACATTTTAAAGCGGTTTGACATCAATCAAGAGGACAACCTGCATGCGCGCAAAGTGTACACTCAGGTAAATGTTTTTGAGAAGATCATATTTTTTATCATCATTTTAGTGGCTGTCGGGCTTATTTTGATCTCGTTTGATAGCATACGCGAGATTGGTGTGGGGATGTTTGCCTCAGCTGGTGTAGCTGGAATCATTCTCGGTCTTTCTGCACAAAAAGTCGTGGGTGCATTGCTGGCAGGCGTGCAAATCGCGATTACCCAACCTTTCCGTATTGATGATGCGGTGGTGGTAGAAGGTGAATGGGGCTGGATCGAAGAAATCAACCTTACCTATGTGGTGGTGCGCATCTGGGATAAGCGACGCCTGGTACTGCCTTCCTCCTATTTTTTGGAAAAGCCTTTTCAGAACTGGACTAAGACCAGTGCCGATATTGTAGGAACGGTTTTTCTATACACAGATTATACGATTCCGTTTGATGCTTTACGCAAAGAACTTACTCGACTACTGGGAACCGCAGATCTTTGGGACGGGCAGACAAACGTCCTTCAGGTTACCGACTCTAATGAATCTACGGTCGAGGTACGTATTTTAGTAAGTGCACGCAACTCCCCTACTGCTTGGGATTTGCGGGTTTTCATCAGAGAAAAAATGATTACTTTCATTCAAGAAAACTACCCAGACAGCCTACCGCATACCCGCATTCTCATGAAACCCATGAAAGGTGAACAACCGGCGAGTCTTGGTTTCAAACCTGCATAAATTCTGTTGTAAATTGCAATGCTATGCGCTGGACTCTACAACCACCACCTGATCCCGAAAAGACTCAAAAATTAGCCTCAGAACTCGGTATAGACGAGAATCTGGCTGGTTTGCTGGTGCAACGTGGTGTGGACGCTTTCGCGAAAGCGAGATCCTTTTTCAGACCTTCCCTTAACGAGCTCCACGACCCTTTCTTGATGAAGGACATGGCTGCTGCGGTGAAACGCATTCTCACTGCCGTGGGCAACAACGAGAACATACTGGTTTATGGCGATTACGATGTAGATGGCACCACCAGCGTGGCGCTCATGACCACTTTTTTACAAAGTTTTTACCCCAATGTTTCCAGCTATATTCCAGACCGGTATGCAGAGGGTTATGGCGTGAGCTATCAGGGCATCGACTTTGCGCATGACAACGAGATGACTCTGATCATCGCGCTGGATTGTGGGATCAAGGCTATTGATAAGATCGCTTACGCGAAAGATAAAGGCATCGACTTTATTATCTGCGATCACCACCGTCCTGGGAAAGAAATTCCAGATGCGGTTGCCGTATTGGATCCAAAAAGAAACGACTGTAATTACCCCTATAAAGAACTCTGCGGCTGTGGTGTTGGTTTTAAGTTATGTCAAGCCATCGTACAGGAAAACGACTGGGAATTTGAAATGTTGTTGCCTTATCTGGATCTTGTGGCTACCGCTGTAGGTGCTGACATCGTACCGATCACAGGCGAAAACAGAATTTTAGCTTTTCATGGTTTGCAGGTCATCAACGATGAGACTCGTGCAGGATTCAAAGCGATTATCGACCAACTCAAAAACAAGGGTAAACTCACCATTACCGATGTGGTTTTCATCATCGCCCCACGCATCAATGCGGCTGGCCGTATGAAACATGGTTTGCACGCGGTGAATCTTCTAACCTCTACCGATATTGAACAAGCTCGCACATTTGCAGCAGAAATTGAGGCCTATAATCAGGACCGTCGAGATACGGATCGTAGCATTACCTTAGAGGCGCTCGATCAAATTACCGAAAACAGAGAGGAAGAGCGCTCTACGACCGTGGTGTATGATGAGAATTGGCATAAAGGCGTGATAGGAATCGTCGCTTCAAGGCTTACAGAAACTTATTATCGACCTACGCTGGTTTTTACTAAAAGTGGGAACAAACTTGCTGCCAGTGCGCGCAGTGTTTCAGGGTTTGATGTGTATAATGCCTTGGAGCAGTGCTCGGAATTTATCGAGCAATTTGGGGGCCATAAATATGCAGCTGGATTGACTTTGGAAGAAAGCAATTACAAACTGTTCAAGCAACGCTTTGAAGAAGTGGTTTGTGCCACTATTCAAAACCAGCATACTATTCCAGAAATTAAGATTGACGCGCGACTCCCACTGGAAGCCATTACACCTAAGTTCTACCGAATTCTAGAACAAATGGCACCTTTTGGCCCGGGTAATATGCGACCCGTATTTATGACGGAAAAGGTGGTGGACACCGGTTTTGGAAAGTGTGTAGGGGAAAGTGAAGACCACTTAAAAATCAGGGTGGCAAAGAATAAGAGTTCTAGCACTGCCTTTGATGCGATAGGCTTTAATTTAGGAAAGGATTGCGACCTGATCACCGACGGTAAGCGGTTTGATATCGCCTACTCACTAGACCTGAACGAGTGGCAAGGTGTGAGAAGTTTGCAGTTGCGGTTGAGGGGTTTGAAGAGTAGCTAATCGATATGAATTTTGTACCTTGACATGCTAACACGGATAGTTGGCATGTCATCTTCCTAAAAGCACATCAGTATTAACATGCAAAGCCTTCTTCTTGGCATTCTCGGTCGATTTTGTAATATTGATAGGTGATATTAGTGGTTAGTAATTATTAACCTACTTTGGAATAAATGTTATCGTTTCAAACAAAAAACCACGACTCGCGTCGTGGTTTAAGATATTAAAATCAAATAAATCTTCTATGCATTAACTTTTGCTGGAGCCCAGGCTTCACAAAGCATGCCTTCTGCAGCTTTTTGAGGGTGTGGGCATGATTCACTTTTAAATCTCGCGCAACTTGTACAATCGTGATCATTGTCTAGACCAGCTCGCATATTGAAGCTGTTACACGTATACTGATTGCCCACGATTACATCGTGAACAGCACATTTATTTCCTGATTGTAAGTTAGAGCAGTTCTCGCAGTTATTTCCTAATCTGATAGCCATAATTTCTGAATTTTACTCTAAGATAATAAACATAGGTGATGGAATTGTTATAAATAATTGAAAACCAACTCTTTATAAATAGAATAAATAAAAACAAGCTTTTAAGAGCCTGATAAACTGATATCAAGAAAACTATCTATAACCAATCCAAACAAAAGTTTTACATATCGTTATTTAGACTGAATAAAATTAGTTATTTTTGCACTGTCTATTTAGAACGAGATCAGATAATAAGAGTAAATAATTGAACTATGCAGTACAGCAATGTTGAAACTCACGCTCAAAATTCTTTCGGCAGCCTTAAGTTTTGTAGGGATTGTAAATGTTTCACGCTGACTTTTTCCAACTTCGAGTTCAAATTTGATCGTTCTAAACTCAAAAAATTTGCTAACTACCTCAATGATGTATGTGAGGATTACTGGCTCGATAGCGACACTGCCGAAAACAAAAAACGCCCCATCCCCATACATACCAGTCAGCAAAATCTTGTCCTGGTTTTTGACCGCAGGGAATTTGCCGCGTTGAAACAACTGGTTACAACAAATTACGCTGAAACTAAGTTTCTTAGCATTCTGGACATCGACTATCCGCTTATTCTCAATTAAAAACTTAAAACCTGACTTTTGTCAGCTGCGTGGTGATACCGTTTCTCTACTTTTACAGTAGAAAATTCAATCATCATGAAACATATTATCATTCCCGTAGACTTCTCAGCGTTCTCTGAAAACGCCTTAAAAGCTGGTGCTGTGCTGGCTCAAAAATTTGGCGCAAAACTTCACGTATTGCACATGCTGGAACTGTCTGATAGCATCATCTCGTCCTCCAGTTCCTCTGGACGTGATAACGAGATGTTATTCTTGC
This genomic interval from Nonlabens spongiae contains the following:
- a CDS encoding isoprenyl transferase, producing MAEQLLDKKRIPEHVAVIMDGNGRWAKKQGLMRVRGHEKGAKAVRQTVTTCAEHGVKHLTLYAFSTENWKRPKLEVDTLMKLLVSSLKKELPTLQKNNISLRAVGALDLLPSVAQKELKEVIEATKDNNHMNLTLALSYGSREELISVIKNIAGQVKEGSLELDQIDAEVINKNLYTNFMPDVDLLIRTSGEKRISNFLLWQIAYAELYFTEVLWPDFRKEHLIEAFCNYQDRERRFGKTSEQL
- a CDS encoding BamA/OMP85 family outer membrane protein, coding for MTNQLTKSFIATIILLTGFFTSAQIVTDAPIGEESVQYRIGEVKVTGSQSYNENTVRAFTGLRPGMEIYVPGEKLSKVVKKMWDLKLFSDIRIYATSIEGDPTDEFIDTINLEIYIVEVPNVRNVEITGLRKGKAKDLREELKLQKGTKATENLITNTRTFIENKYRKKGFLNADALVRIREVQDSASENEVDMKIDVDRGKKPKISYIDFEGNELIPDKKLRKAMKNTKKRNILRIFKRSKYVEEDFQEDLESVVNRYKEKGFRDARVISDTLIKESDDRVGIKIQVEEGRKYYFGDIKFVGNNVYSDEFLQRKLGIEKGDVYNGVAFDERISNPADPDSDDISNLYQNTGYLFSSVNAVETKVENDTIDFEIRIVEGKEAYFNNISVTGNTRTNDNVIYRVIRTTPGEKYSRQKIINSIRELGALGLFNAEKINPQLKNVNQQEGTVDVEYELEEAGASQIELQGGYGGGGFVGTLGLRFNNFSIRNLFNGKAYKPVPMGDGQTLAIRAQASTIFRTYSLNFTEPWLGGKKPVSFNVSLSHSEQYRVNPQNFREVDRDQRFLITGGTIGLAKRLEWPDNYFQFSQALSVQHYNLKNYRTGLFNFPNGFSNNIAYTVGLTRDNVGVNPIFPTYGSRFSVTAKMTLPYSLWNGVDYAGLNADNPDLPDEYRTNGLADLAKIDQERFRFLEYYKIKFQGQWYTQLYDKLILQTNTEFGFLGAYNSDRGLVPFERFFVGGDGLGAFSLDGRDIIRMRGYENSSLTTSADGDTVYNKFSLELRYPITLEQAASIYVLTFAEAAGSYERFRTYNPFDVQRSAGAGLRIFMPAFGLLGIDFGYGFDSAPNNPTPDPSGWQVHFIIGQQF
- a CDS encoding OmpH family outer membrane protein codes for the protein MIKTKQFLTVAVVIFGLAFAKAQRGARVAYIDMDRIIEASPEYKKAVQLLGRKADGWKREMDAMQAEIDKMEDQLKNERVLLTKELIEEKEEDIQLKKEELAAYQQKRFGSQGDYILQQQQLIQPVQDQVFNEVQKISEARKYDYVMNAEEANLLFAAERHDISDLVIKNLERAGKSGPEARQAREDAKKELDEPYLNVEEAEAREEKEKAKEEQQQKVLNAREEKLRRRDSLQAAKRASYEARKKEIQRRRDSIKAAREAARQKKEEERENNQ
- a CDS encoding OmpH family outer membrane protein; amino-acid sequence: MKQVRNLIAAIALVFAGSTAVNAQATPSKVCHVASQELVEALPDAIAAEKQLKKLAKNYDTKLAEMDREIQTRFQNAQREAPNKTDEENERVRTEILQGQEKLQDYYQKSQEAMAQKRVDLLKPLYQKVKDAIFKVARAKGFDYVLDSTTGTGIIMADGYDLTPDVKAELGIK
- a CDS encoding cold-shock protein: MKEGTVKFFNESKGFGFIVEDGTNQDCFVHVTGLIDEVREGDKVEYEEKEGKKGMNAVNVRVIQ
- a CDS encoding RNA methyltransferase translates to MTMNNLEPGYFGIGILNGKTPENLGVLWRSAQNLGASFIFTIGNRYAKQASDTHNAVAALPYFHYKTFDEFYAHLPKGAMLVGIELVDEAVLLEDFVHPRNCVYLLGAEDHGLSNEAINRSHHLLKFETPRSLNVSVAGSIVMYDRSVKGSQPYIAGRPKSAF
- the recQ gene encoding DNA helicase RecQ; its protein translation is MQKKEILKKYFGYDSFRPLQEEIINDVMEGRDLMVVMPTGGGKSMCFQLPSLLLNGLTLVISPLIALMKDQVDALKQNGIPAGYFNSSQDSADQQNILQELEQGTIKLLYVAPESISLLNNYINEENVSLIAVDEAHCISTWGHDFRPAYTQLSYLKSNFPKTGIIALTATADRATRADIKNQLSIPQAREYVASFDRPNIRLDVRPGNQRMTQIRNFLNHFSKESGIVYCLSRSTCESLAEKLKNYGYAAAAYHAGMDHRFRESVQEKFITDEIKIVCATIAFGMGIDKSNVRFVIHYNMPKNIEGYYQEIGRAGRDGLESRALLFHSYADVIQLRKFAENSGNSEVQLAKLDRMKQFAEALTCRRRMLLNYFNEYLEKDCGNCDVCLNKPDFFDATLIAQKALSAVYRMQEQASLNLLIDVLRGASNATVMESGFMDIKTYGAGKDISWSNWQQYIIQLINQGLLEIAFHDQNKLKLTPQSEQVLFKQQKVMLAVVPTAKDFKNKKSTTAQALPDPVKQELFEVLRKLRSQIASDKNLAPYLIFSDATLQDMASRIPLTDNEFADINGVGSSKHDQYGSVFLDVTRNFREKRLGPFAYRTAKVSKPSSKKKKRRKNPSGLSDTVMETVEKFWKGSTVKEIAESRSLTESTILSHLGKRYRKFRDVKVQSFIEEIDLEKLDQLWKIHKETNSIKPIYEAFDGKVDYGRLRLAIDVLEGDHIFTSP
- a CDS encoding mechanosensitive ion channel family protein: MSRFLKLFIGAILLLIATFLIPILDYLSDQVDYDFPILRSQQRNIIIVVFAYLLIVGMRIFKTYILKRFDINQEDNLHARKVYTQVNVFEKIIFFIIILVAVGLILISFDSIREIGVGMFASAGVAGIILGLSAQKVVGALLAGVQIAITQPFRIDDAVVVEGEWGWIEEINLTYVVVRIWDKRRLVLPSSYFLEKPFQNWTKTSADIVGTVFLYTDYTIPFDALRKELTRLLGTADLWDGQTNVLQVTDSNESTVEVRILVSARNSPTAWDLRVFIREKMITFIQENYPDSLPHTRILMKPMKGEQPASLGFKPA